The following are encoded in a window of Solibacillus sp. FSL R7-0668 genomic DNA:
- the msrA gene encoding peptide-methionine (S)-S-oxide reductase MsrA, with protein MEKATFAGGCFWCMVKPFVEWDGIEKVTSGYMGGHIENPTYDDVKRGDSGHVEVVQIEFEPTVFSYERLLEIYWMQIDPTDAGGQFHDRGESYKTVIFTHSDQQQQAAQKSKQQLADSGRFKKPIVTEIQEASLFWPAEDYHQDYYKKEQAHYKEDREKSGRDTFIDTHWK; from the coding sequence ATGGAAAAGGCAACATTTGCTGGTGGCTGTTTTTGGTGTATGGTTAAGCCATTTGTAGAATGGGACGGTATTGAAAAAGTCACAAGTGGCTATATGGGTGGCCATATTGAAAACCCAACATATGACGATGTAAAGCGCGGTGATTCTGGCCATGTTGAGGTTGTTCAAATTGAATTTGAGCCAACAGTATTCAGCTATGAGCGTTTGCTTGAAATTTATTGGATGCAAATTGATCCAACTGATGCGGGTGGTCAATTCCACGACCGCGGTGAATCGTATAAAACGGTCATTTTTACACATAGTGACCAGCAACAGCAAGCTGCGCAAAAGTCCAAGCAGCAATTAGCTGACAGCGGTCGCTTTAAAAAACCAATTGTCACTGAAATCCAGGAGGCCTCTCTATTTTGGCCCGCTGAAGACTATCACCAAGATTATTATAAAAAAGAACAAGCGCACTATAAAGAAGACCGCGAAAAATCAGGTCGAGATACTTTTATAGATACGCATTGGAAATAA
- a CDS encoding LCP family protein yields MEEQPRQARYQRKRKLRKGRTLFVGLLIIIIGLLGYSYMQYKSGYNLASETKIPEEQFEPDENHRTVENYLIAGVDSRGEEQSRSDTMMLLSWNRDTNDMKLVSFMRDIYADIPEHQSYKLNTAYYLGGISLLKDTLNNMFDIPIHHYAIIDFKSFESLIDILAPNGIEMDVEKDMSGDIQVEIKKGLQQLNGKELLGYARFRSDAEGDFGRVERQQKVIEALKEELISPKNLPNMPKFIGAAEGYITTDLTSKDQLSTVLKAVSGGTMNVEKLTIPAEGTYSFGSYRHAGSVLEIDVDENKQILHDFLNLAE; encoded by the coding sequence ATGGAAGAGCAACCACGTCAAGCACGTTATCAAAGGAAGCGTAAATTAAGAAAAGGGCGCACACTATTTGTTGGCTTATTGATCATTATTATTGGGTTATTAGGCTATAGCTATATGCAATACAAAAGCGGTTATAATTTAGCATCGGAAACGAAAATACCCGAGGAACAATTTGAGCCGGATGAAAACCATCGAACAGTAGAAAATTATTTAATTGCAGGGGTGGATAGTCGTGGGGAAGAGCAATCACGTTCCGATACGATGATGCTATTATCCTGGAACCGTGATACAAACGATATGAAGCTTGTATCATTCATGCGTGATATCTATGCAGACATTCCAGAACATCAATCCTATAAGCTCAATACAGCCTATTATTTAGGGGGCATCTCTTTATTAAAAGATACATTAAACAATATGTTTGATATACCCATTCATCATTATGCGATTATTGACTTTAAAAGCTTTGAATCGTTAATCGACATTTTAGCACCAAATGGTATTGAGATGGATGTTGAGAAGGATATGAGTGGAGACATTCAAGTCGAAATTAAAAAAGGTTTACAACAGCTGAATGGGAAGGAATTACTCGGCTATGCACGATTCCGTTCAGACGCTGAAGGGGACTTTGGGCGTGTGGAACGTCAACAAAAGGTAATCGAAGCATTGAAGGAAGAGCTAATCTCTCCCAAAAATCTCCCCAATATGCCAAAATTCATAGGGGCAGCGGAAGGTTATATTACGACCGATTTAACGAGTAAAGATCAGTTATCAACAGTTTTAAAAGCAGTTTCTGGTGGAACAATGAATGTAGAGAAGCTAACAATCCCGGCAGAGGGGACCTATTCATTTGGTAGCTATCGACATGCAGGTTCAGTATTAGAAATTGATGTCGATGAAAATAAACAAATATTGCATGATTTTTTAAATTTAGCCGAGTAA